One part of the Lotus japonicus ecotype B-129 chromosome 2, LjGifu_v1.2 genome encodes these proteins:
- the LOC130736135 gene encoding uncharacterized protein LOC130736135 gives MAQEIEKIFGVLQTAEGAKVGMATYMLIGDAEYWWRGVRGMMEANNEEINWNSFRTAFLEKYFPDSARDELESQFLNLKQGSMTRFVRGLRADIEDSVRPLGITRFQSLVEKATEVELMKNRRLNRAGVGGPVRSGSQNYQGKGRFQHKKPYQRPAGRGFASGSYKPMTGTAGGSGDQAANRNVNCFKCGKLGHYANACIDTRPKCFNCDKFGHTASQCRAPKTEPSVNTARGKRPAAKARVYTMDGEEAEGVDVLIRGNCEIDEGRGNPNVNDIPTVRDFTDVFPDDVPGLPPIRDIEFAIDIVPGTGPISIAPYRMAPAELVELKSQIEDLLSKGFIRPSVSPWGAPVLLRFVVVFIDDILIYSKDAKDHEEHLRQVLQVLREKKLYANPSKCEFWLEEVKFLGHVISKEGIAVDPAKVETVLAWEQPKTVTEVRSFVGLAGYYRRFIENFAKIVGPLTQLTRKEQPFAWTEACEMSFQTMKERLTTSPVLVLPQPEEPYEVYCDASYQGLGCVLMQHGKVVAYASRQLKTHEKNYPTHDLELAAIVFALKIWRHYLYGCTFTIFSDHKSLKYLFDQKELNMRQRRWMEFIKDYEFTLQYHPGKANVVADALRKYIADPTHVIELDDIELRDDLSFETLPISIGDTRIKKLRGKEIVLVKVIWNKDTGDATWELKEKVKEQYPELFTEP, from the exons atggcccag gaaattgagaagatttttggGGTGTTGCAAACTGCTGAAGGTGCCAAGGTTGGCATGGCTACTTATATGTTGATTGGGGATGCTGAATATTGGTGGAGAGGCGTCAGGGGAATGATGGAAGCCAACAACGAAGAAATCAACTGGAATTCTTTCCGGACTGCATTcctcgagaagtattttcctgacagtGCTCGTGATGAGCTTGAATCACAGTTTTTGAATCTTaaacaagggagcatgacc cgctttgtgaggggactgagagccGATATTGAGGATTCCGTGAGGCCGTTGGGAATCACGCGTTTTCAGTCGCTTGTTGAGAAGGCTACAGAAGTCgaattgatgaagaataggaggttgAACCGTGCTGGAGTTGGGGGACCAGTGAGATCGGGTTCTCAGAATTACCAAGGAAAAGGGAGATTTCAGCACAAGAAaccatatcaacgtcctgctgggCGAGGGTTTGCCTCAGGATCTTACAAACCTATGActggtactgctggaggttctggagatCAGGCTGCGAACAGGAATGTAAATTGTTTCAAGTGCGGAAAgctggggcactatgctaatgcgtgCATAGACACGAGGCCTAAGTGCTTTAACTGTGACAAGTTTGGGCACACTGCCAGTCAGTGTAGGGCACCCAAGACTGAACCGTCTGTCAACACTGCTAGAGGAAAGCGCCCTGCCgccaaagcaagagtttacaccatggatggtgaagaggctgaaggagttgATGTTCTGATCAGGGGgaattgcgagattgacg AGGGTAGAGGGAATCCGAATGTGAATGACATTCCAACTGTAAGAGACTTCACCGACGTATTTCCTGatgatgtacctggattgccgcctatCCGCGACatcgagtttgctattgacattgTACCAGGAACAGGGCcaatttcgattgcaccatatcgtatggcacctgcagagttaGTGGAATTAAAGTCTCAgatcgaagatcttctgtctaAAGGATTTATCCGTCCAAGTGTTtcgccttggggagcgccagttctattg cgatttgtcgtagtgtttatcgacgatattctgatttattcaaaggatgctaaggaccatgaggagcacctGCGCCAAGTTCtgcaagtgttgagagagaagaagctgtatgctaacccttccaagtgtgaattttggcttgaaGAAGTGAAATttttaggccatgtgatctctaaggaaggtatagctgtggatccagcaaaggtagagacagtATTGGCTTGGGAACAGCCAAAGACTGTGACGGAagtcagaagttttgttggtttggcgggatactatcgtcgtttcatcgagaactttgccaagattgttggacctttgactcaacttacgaggaaggagcaaccttttgcatggaccgaagcttgTGAAATGAGTttccagacgatgaaggaacgtttgacgacgtcacctgtgttagttctgccacaaccagaggaaccgtatgaggtttattgtgatgcttcgtatcaagggtTGGGATGTGTGTTGATGCAGCATGGGAAAGTTgtagcttatgcttcacgacaactgaagactcacgagaagaactatccgacccATGACCTGGAATTAGCTGCGAttgtatttgcgctgaagatttggaggcattacTTATATGGGTGCACTTTCactatattcagtgatcataagagtttgaagtatctgtttgaccagaaggagctgaatatgagacaacgaagatggatggaattcatcaaggattatgaatttactctgcaatatcatcctggaaaggctaatgttgttgctgacgcc CTGAgaaaatatattgcggatccgacacacgTTATCGAGCTTGATGACATCGAGTTAAGGGATGACTTGTCGTTCGAGACGctgccaattagcattggtgacacaaggataaaaaaGTTGAGGGGAAAGGAGATTGTGTTGGTAAAAGTCATATGGAACAAGGACACTGgcgatgcgacatgggagctgaaggaaaaggttAAGGAACAATATCCGGAACTTTTcactgaaccttaa